The Achromobacter deleyi genome has a window encoding:
- a CDS encoding isoleucyl-tRNA synthetase codes for MLVPASVPDQGFLARIWLAYCARRNEARLRNLATDMDPHMLEDVGAPDWLINETTLQRDLTRLRNADYMRW; via the coding sequence GTGCTGGTGCCGGCGTCAGTCCCTGATCAAGGCTTCCTCGCCCGCATCTGGCTCGCGTACTGCGCGCGTCGCAACGAAGCCCGGCTGCGCAACCTGGCAACGGACATGGACCCGCACATGCTGGAGGACGTAGGCGCGCCCGATTGGCTGATCAATGAAACGACCCTGCAGCGCGACCTGACCCGCCTGCGCAACGCGGACTATATGCGCTGGTAG